In Trichoderma asperellum chromosome 1, complete sequence, a single window of DNA contains:
- a CDS encoding uncharacterized protein (BUSCO:EOG092D01WH), protein MGKRTSVDADGAAAFRKRQKITHDVPTGEDVNTGEQLQRLLAFDQDMRRARHGLQSFKRLLDKIISGDGDRSTNLGILREYLELVKPRHEGDDAVFLGDIMEMWSFAAQVNEGGVMSSAAVVLALVLNIVSDSLDLVKHGLGICQSLVQDRQLKSISKNLSSDKTKSFIISPTLRLLREAVSLDGGAYARKIVRARTYTFASLGRNLEIGVAGDSQGDSGKASVRTNAVRFFLSCLRYLHSDGRKELLSQKELLSHLTFMIKSDPPALVLEILDTLKTHILADSKISRDIKFKCFNTKTLMRILALYTYTNSSEAESEVDRVTEKAHQFLMYVCTQPGAGILYPSTGLYPKETDEEFSVQLAKQKSSAHGIVGKDDTYRDGVPVYNFVLSEFAAKLRPWSSMKHSELLTAMFEAAPELIANYFLNNQSFTFEPKLTMTWIGYASFLFDTMRIPLPPSFGDKTRFSRGPPPTQILLDNILPLPLNQKVIIRCLSPNSNLTSFFATRMLIEALEKLSVAIKLHEDAFRATDAQWSEAARRLIDAFCRRIPDMKEIVRSYKSIASENALHKTMASRLLLLYYEIIPQVALAANFDVSPFFVSVLRSLQDESSDHQHDGFREMELENLVSIAGYSPGMRWFSRIEIISGEGPCSPFTALLKLLSSSDRAAPLHQLKKVLADVAVENQLVSAATRLKPFLQALTMSMDEISSEEMEKVWPFLDNCLSRCATSPIKYLDVLQNYLTDDNVDVQATADDRSFNLLTVAIAEQLPFIMESTDAQGLSALSNFISLYFSALYKKKGSDALKRVYSKIEESFASRSVKLAGLGKRKIPKSITSGSQEDEKDDEEGEDQNNGEKQTTMDEGKLEEALHIPFSSPEDTAVLLRWHAKGVEDLVEDGLIANLIRLLASEHTNIRKEALTNILKMAAKIDESSYEEKKQFWLLLSELAESSRPQVDSGPIPSAFIAFSIHALDVLKNPLHPLYPKINSFLTRSPVWSPEKLPLAHDILHGEPSEDDKYYTEIAWFLTYILDALKTPFDLSIFHKKRWFEKILALGSNPYLRANLRTRILRIIYRATCIDSGSTTLITRFGLLAWLDAQRVACGVPEDTELYKALMSRAWKTCDQARVKTWSKNGVEKLLGDMQLQ, encoded by the exons ATGGGGAAACGAACATCCGTGGACGCTGACGGAGCTGCCGCTTTCCGGAAGCGCCAGAAAATCACACACGATGTTCCCACTGGCGAGGATGTAAACACTGgggagcagctccagcgcctaCTCGCCTTCGACCAAGACATGCGCCGAGCAAGACATG GTCTTCAATCCTTCAAAAGGCTCCTTGACAAAATTATCTCCGGCGATGGCGATCGATCTACGAACCTTGGTATTCTACGGGAGTATCTCGAACTAGTGAAGCCGCGGCACGAGGGCGACGATGCTGTTTTCCTGGGGGACATCATGGAGATGTGGTCGTTTGCTGCCCAAGTGAATGAAGGCGGCGTCATGTCCTCTGCGGCTGTTGTCTTAGCGCTTGTGCTAAATATCGTCTCCGATTCATTAGACTTGGTCAAGCATGGACTTGGTATCTGCCAGTCGCTTGTCCAAGATCGCCAACTCAAGTCAATTTCGAAAAATTTATCCTCGGACAAAAcgaaaagctttattatatctcCGACTTTGCGCCTACTTCGGGAAGCTGTGAGCCTAGACGGAGGTGCCTATGCAAGGAAGATAGTCCGTGCCAGAACGTATACTTTCGCGTCTCTGGGAAGAAACTTAGAGATTGGCGTTGCTGGCGACAGTCAAGGAGACTCTGGGAAAGCATCAGTGAGAACAAACGCTGTTCGTTTTTTCTTGAGCTGCCTCAGGTACCTACACTCCGATGGCCGAAAAGAGCTCCTCTCTCAGAAAGAATTGTTGTCGCATTTAACATTCATGATCAAGAGCGACCCTCCGGCTCTTGTCTTGGAGATCTTGGACACCTTAAAGACTCACATTCTAGCAGACAGCAAGATTTCACGAGACATCAAGTTCAAATGCTTCAACACCAAGACCCTGATGCGAATTCTTGCTCTGTATACCTATACCAATAGCTCAGAGGCAGAGAGCGAGGTTGATCGAGTAACCGAGAAAGCTCACCAGTTCCTTATGTATGTCTGTACGCAGCCGGGCGCGGGTATTTTATACCCATCTACAGGTCTCTACCCCAAGGAGACGGATGAGGAGTTCTCAGTCCAGCTTGCCAAGCAGAAAAGCTCAGCACACGGAATTGTAGGCAAGGATGATACATACCGTGATGGAGTCCCTGTTTACAATTTTGTCTTGTCTGAATTTGCTGCAAAATTGCGTCCCTGGTCCAGCATGAAGCACAGCGAGCTGCTGACAGCAATGTTTGAGGCCGCTCCGGAATTAATAGCAAACTACTTTCTCAACAACCAATCCTTCACTTTTGAACCGAAATTAACAATGACTTGGATTGGGTATGCATCATTCCTATTCGATACAATGAGGATCCCGCTCCCCCCCTCATTTGGCGACAAAACGCGCTTTTCTCGCGGTCCTCCACCTACTCAGATTCTTTTGGATAACATCTTGCCGCTTCCGCTAAATCAAAAAGTCATAATTCGCTGCCTCTCGCCAAATTCAAACTTGACGTCATTCTTTGCGACAAGAATGCTGATCGAAGCGCTGGAGAAACTTTCAGTAGCCATCAAACTGCATGAAGACGCCTTTCGAGCAACAGATGCCCAGTGGTCTGAAGCAGCCCGAAGATTGATTGATGCCTTCTGCAGGCGCATCCCAGACATGAAAGAGATTGTACGAAGTTATAAAAGCATTGCTAGTGAGAATGCATTGCACAAAACTATGGCCAGCAGGCTGCTTCTCTTGTATTATGAGATTATTCCGCAAGTTGCACTGGCTGCAAACTTTGACGTCTCGCCTTTCTTCGTTAGCGTCCTACGAAGCTTACAAGATGAAAGTTCCGATCACCAGCACGATGGATTCCGCgagatggagctggagaacTTGGTGTCGATTGCTGGCTACTCTCCTGGCATGAGATGGTTCTCTAGGATTGAGATTATCAGCGGCGAAGGCCCTTGTTCACCCTTCACCGCGCTTCTTAAACTACTTTCCAGCAGTGATCGAGCAGCACCACTTCATCAGCTTAAAAAGGTCCTTGCAGACGTTGCGGTGGAAAATCAGCTTGTTTCCGCGGCTACCAGATTGAAACCTTTCCTTCAAGCCCTTACGATGAGTATGGATGAGATTAGCTCGGAAGAAATGGAGAAAGTCTGGCCATTCTTGGATAACTGCCTTAGCCGCTGCGCCACTTCGCCAATCAAGTATCTCGATGTACTCCAAAACTATCTCACCGATGATAACGTCGACGTACAAGCAACGGCTGATGACCGCAGCTTCAATTTACTTACTGTTGCCATAGCAGAACAGCTTCCTTTTATCATGGAGTCCACTGACGCTCAGGGGCTCTCTGCGCTATCCAATTTCATATCCCTATACTTCAGCGCATTGtacaagaaaaagggaaGCGATGCGCTTAAACGTGTCTACAGCAAAATCGAGGAGTCTTTTGCGTCACGCTCGGTGAAGCTGGCAGGTTTAGGGAAACGAAAAATACCAAAATCCATAACCAGTGGCAGCCAGGAAGATGAAaaggatgacgaggaaggAGAGGATCAAAATAATGGAGAGAAGCAGACGACAATGGATGAAGGAAAGCTAGAAGAGGCGTTACATATTCCGTTTTCAAGTCCAGAGGATACAGCGGTGCTCCTCAGATGGCACGCCAAAGGTGTCGAAGATCTGGTCGAAGATGGTTTGATTGCAAACTTGATTCGCCTCCTCGCCTCAGAACACACCAATATCCGCAAAGAGGCACTTACAAATATTCTCAAGATGGCCGCTAAAATCGATGAGTCGTCatatgaagagaagaagcaattcTGGCTGCTCCTGTCCGAGCTGGCAGAGTCGTCGCGGCCACAGGTTGATAGCGGTCCGATTCCGTCAGCATTTATagccttctccatccatgCTCTGGACGTCTTGAAGAACCCTCTACATCCGCTCTATCCCAAGATCAACAGCTTCTTGACTCGAAGCCCTGTCTGGTCGCCAGAGAAGCTCCCTCTAGCTCACGATATTCTTCATGGAGAACCTTCAGAGGACGACAAGTACTACACCGAAATTGCCTGGTTCTTAACCTACATCCTCGATGCTCTCAAGACTCCCTTTGACTTGAGCATCTTCCACAAGAAGCGTTGGTTCGAAAAGATTCTCGCCCTGGGAAGCAACCCATATCTCCGCGCCAACCTCCGTACCAGGATCCTCAGAATCATCTACCGGGCCACTTGCATCGACTCTGGCAGCACGACGCTAATCACTAGATTCGGACTGCTCGCCTGGCTAGACGCGCAAAGAGTAGCGTGTGGCGTTCCTGAAGATACAGAGCTTTACAAGGCGCTCATGAGTCGGGCGTGGAAGACTTGTGATCAGGCGAGAGTCAAGACGTGGAGCAAAAACGGGGTGGAAAAGCTTCTTGGAGATATGCAATTGCAGTAG